The proteins below come from a single Malus sylvestris chromosome 3, drMalSylv7.2, whole genome shotgun sequence genomic window:
- the LOC126615999 gene encoding uncharacterized protein LOC126615999 has translation MESSIGYVTFIASLLLCLSSFPTPFANARAFPLIRSVCKQTQDQFGYNYKQCIKSLWKDIPTRSASNLKDLDTAILKLALTNAQQSKAFFVNALNTTGNNIVKGSGAVKQCADSYDFAVDGFAFSVQGIKDNDKSVSQILTQVQDEIVRCQKALTSTEIELPYLVSSTNFLTMLYKDIAFLITSQLFHI, from the coding sequence ATGGAGTCCTCAATTGGATATGTAACTTTCATTGCATCCTTGCTCTTATGTCTCTCATCGTTTCCAACACCATTTGCAAATGCACGAGCGTTTCCATTAATTAGAAGTGTTTGCAAGCAAACCCAAGACCAATTTGGCTACAACTACAAGCAATGCATAAAATCTCTTTGGAAAGATATTCCAACTCGATCAGCATCTAATCTCAAAGATCTTGACACAGCCATTCTTAAATTAGCACTAACAAATGCACAACAAAGCAAAGCTTTCTTTGTCAATGCACTCAACACCACTGGCAACAATATTGTTAAGGGCTCCGGAGCAGTAAAACAATGTGCAGATTCATATGATTTTGCGGTAGACGGTTTCGCTTTCTCAGTACAAGGGATCAAAGATAATGACAAATCTGTATCCCAAATACTCACacaagtacaagatgaaattgTTCGTTGCCAAAAGGCATTGACCTCTACTGAAATTGAACTTCCTTATTTAGTATCTTCAACAAACTTTTTGACCATGTTATATAAGGATATTGCATTCCTCATTACTTCCCAGTTATTCCATATCTAG
- the LOC126615997 gene encoding uncharacterized protein LOC126615997: MDSSIGYATFIASLLLCLSSSPTPFANARASPLIRSVCKQTQDQFGYNYKQCVKSLWKDIPTRSASNLKDLDTAILKLALTNAQQSKAFFVNALNTTGNNIVKGSGAVKQCADSYDFAVDGLAFSIRGIKDNDKSVSQILTQVQDEIVRCGKALTSTEIELPYLVSSSNFLTMLYRDVAFLITSQLFHI; the protein is encoded by the coding sequence ATGGACTCCTCAATCGGATATGCAACTTTCATTGCATCATTGCTCTTATGTCTTTCATCGTCTCCAACACCATTTGCAAATGCAAGAGCGTCTCCATTAATTAGAAGCGTTTGCAAGCAAACCCAAGACCAATTCGGCTACAACTACAAGCAATGCGTTAAATCTCTTTGGAAAGATATTCCAACTCGATCAGCATCTAATCTCAAAGATCTTGACACAGCCATTCTTAAATTAGCACTAACAAATGCACAACAAAGCAAAGCTTTCTTTGTCAATGCGCTCAACACCACCGGCAACAATATTGTTAAGGGCTCCGGAGCAGTAAAACAATGTGCAGATTCATATGATTTTGCAGTAGACGGTTTAGCTTTCTCAATACGTGGGATCAAAGATAATGACAAATCTGTCTCCCAAATACTCACACAAGTACAAGACGAAATTGTTCGTTGCGGAAAAGCATTGACCTCTACCGAAATTGAACTTCCTTATTTAGTATCTTCGTCAAACTTTTTGACCATGTTATATAGGGATGTTGCATTCCTCATTACTTCCCAGTTATTCCATATCTAG
- the LOC126615494 gene encoding GLABRA2 expression modulator-like → MGTWIPDPEVQRLVRPPKYPYHKNSRPSETPDTAQANNQQAVCYVHYSPVLVTSNSSTKRPMANMVEALCQCGKRVEVATRRAEAKAENVWNHLRTCLSFTDAMMARLNTGTKVLTAGGEEKVFQQTFERMTGEKLLHSYACYLSTSHGPVIGMLYISDKRIAFCSDFSYYLCPENPTLMHYKLGILVVVPLDQLRTVNPSANSWNPSEKYIQIVTRDGHEFWFMGFISYDKALRNLN, encoded by the exons ATGGGGACATGGATCCCTGACCCGGAAGTCCAGCGCCTTGTTCGACCTCCGAAAT ACCCTTATCATAAGAATAGTCGTCCCTCTGAAACTCCAGACACAGCCCAGGCAAACAATCAACAAGCCGTCTGCTA TGTCCATTATTCGCCTGTTCTGGTGACATCGAATTCTTCTACCAAGC GTCCGATGGCTAATATGGTTGAGGCATTGTGCCAGTGCGGTAAAAGGGTTGAAGTTGCCACCAGAAGAGCAGAGGCCAAGGCGGAAAATGTCTGGAACCACC TGAGAACGTGCCTGAGTTTCACAGACGCAATGATGGCAAGGCTAAATACCGGAACAAAGGTGCTTACTGCCGGAGGAGAAGAAAAAGTGTTTCAGCAGACATTTGAAAGAATGACAGGAGAAAAGCTCTTACATTCATATGCTTGCTATCTATCAACTTCTCATGGACCTGTGATTGGGATGTTGTACATCTCCGATAAACGAATAGCCTTCTGCAGCGATTTCTCTTACTATTTGTGCCCAGAAAATCCAACTCTCATGCATTACAAGTTAGGTATTCTA GTGGTGGTGCCGCTTGATCAGTTAAGAACAGTAAATCCTTCAGCAAACAGTTGGAACCCTTCAGAAAAATATATACAGATTGTCACAAGGGATGGTCATGAATTCTGGTTCATGGGGTTCATATCCTATGACAAAGCCCTCAGGAATCTAAACTGA
- the LOC126616000 gene encoding uncharacterized protein LOC126616000: MESSIGYATFIASLLLCLSSFPTPFANARASPLIRSVCKQTQDQFGYNYKQCIKSMWKDIPTRSASNLKDLDTAILKLALTNAQQSKAFFVNKLNTTGNNIVKGSGAVKQCADSYDFAVDGFAFSVKGIKDNDKSVSQILTQVQDEIVRCEKALTSTEIELPYLVSSTNFLTMLYRDVAFLITSQLFHI; this comes from the coding sequence ATGGAGTCCTCAATCGGATATGCAACTTTCATTGCATCCTTGCTCTTATGTCTCTCATCGTTTCCAACCCCATTTGCAAATGCACGAGCGTCTCCATTAATTAGAAGTGTTTGCAAGCAAACCCAAGACCAATTTGGCTACAACTACAAGCAATGCATTAAATCTATGTGGAAAGATATTCCAACTCGGTCAGCATCTAATCTAAAAGATCTTGACACAGCCATTCTTAAATTAGCACTAACAAATGCACAACAAAGCAAAGCTTTCTTTGTCAATAAACTCAACACCACCGGCAACAATATTGTTAAGGGCTCCGGAGCAGTAAAACAATGTGCGGATTCATATGATTTTGCGGTAGACGGTTTCGCTTTCTCAGTGAAAGGGATCAAAGATAATGACAAATCAGTCTCCCAAATACTCACacaagtacaagatgaaattgTTCGTTGCGAAAAGGCATTGACCTCTACCGAAATTGAACTTCCTTATTTAGTATCTTCGACAAACTTTTTGACCATGTTATATAGGGATGTTGCATTCCTCATTACTTCCCAGTTATTCCATATCTAG